The following coding sequences lie in one Leptotrichia hongkongensis genomic window:
- the rpmB gene encoding 50S ribosomal protein L28, producing the protein MQRCEVFGKTVSHGNRVSHSHRATKRIWRPNLQTMLLTINNEEVRVRVCTKAMKTLKGKNNDQVKKILLKNKETLSPKILKILAK; encoded by the coding sequence ATGCAAAGATGTGAAGTTTTTGGAAAAACAGTAAGCCATGGAAATAGAGTAAGTCACTCTCACAGAGCTACAAAAAGAATTTGGAGGCCAAATTTACAAACAATGCTTTTAACTATTAACAATGAAGAAGTTAGAGTAAGAGTTTGTACAAAAGCAATGAAAACATTAAAAGGGAAAAATAACGACCAAGTTAAAAAAATCTTGTTAAAAAACAAAGAAACATTAAGCCCTAAAATATTAAAAATCTTAGCAAAGTAA
- a CDS encoding nucleoside triphosphate pyrophosphohydrolase family protein, whose product MKRKIECVEEFHRIYKLGNSDKPIGKLENGLEKLRFDLMKEENEEYLEAAKRGDIVEVADALGDMLYILCGTIIEHGMQDVIEDVFEEIHRSNLSKLDENGNPIYREDGKVIKGPNYFPPNLKQFFQK is encoded by the coding sequence ATGAAAAGAAAAATAGAATGTGTTGAAGAATTTCACAGAATTTATAAACTTGGAAATTCTGACAAGCCAATTGGGAAATTAGAAAATGGACTAGAAAAATTGAGATTTGACTTGATGAAGGAAGAGAATGAGGAATATTTAGAAGCAGCTAAAAGAGGAGATATTGTGGAAGTTGCAGATGCTCTTGGAGATATGCTTTATATTCTTTGTGGGACAATAATTGAGCATGGGATGCAGGATGTTATTGAGGATGTATTTGAGGAGATTCATCGAAGTAACCTTAGCAAGCTGGATGAAAACGGGAATCCAATTTATCGTGAAGACGGGAAAGTAATAAAAGGACCGAATTATTTTCCGCCAAATCTAAAGCAATTTTTTCAAAAATAA
- a CDS encoding Bax inhibitor-1/YccA family protein: MRNDYDELETYNHNNDDYNEYNGQMSMTYDDLNRLIISKVRGSMIWMVIGLLITGGIGFMVYNGAIKENPIAYMIIEKYWIFLILEVVAVLVFSALVYTANSSVLKLIFLIYSALSGLTFSAIGLIYAPDVIGSAFLGTLSIFVVLAIYGYFTKENLTRFVPLLTAGIIAMILVSVVNMFLGNSAIDLFVSVLGVIIFTVYIAVDVNRIKNNVIAYAVHEDSDILNKIEIVGALELYLDFVNLFLSLVRILGRKR; the protein is encoded by the coding sequence ATGAGAAATGATTATGATGAATTAGAAACTTACAATCATAATAACGATGATTACAACGAATATAACGGACAAATGTCAATGACTTATGACGATTTAAACAGACTTATAATTTCAAAAGTTCGTGGAAGTATGATATGGATGGTAATAGGGCTTCTTATAACTGGCGGTATTGGTTTTATGGTTTATAATGGAGCAATAAAAGAAAATCCTATTGCATATATGATAATAGAGAAATACTGGATATTTCTTATTTTAGAAGTTGTTGCAGTTTTAGTCTTTTCAGCTTTAGTTTATACAGCAAATTCAAGTGTTCTAAAACTTATATTTTTAATATATTCAGCATTAAGCGGATTGACATTTTCAGCTATTGGACTTATTTATGCTCCAGATGTAATTGGTTCAGCATTTTTAGGAACATTGTCAATCTTTGTAGTTTTAGCAATTTATGGATATTTTACTAAGGAAAATTTGACTAGATTTGTGCCATTGCTTACAGCTGGAATAATAGCAATGATATTAGTAAGTGTAGTAAATATGTTTCTAGGAAATAGTGCAATTGATTTGTTTGTGTCAGTATTAGGTGTAATCATTTTTACAGTTTATATTGCAGTTGATGTAAACAGAATAAAAAATAATGTTATCGCCTATGCAGTTCATGAAGATTCTGATATTCTTAATAAAATTGAAATTGTTGGTGCTTTGGAATTATATTTGGATTTTGTAAACTTATTCTTGAGCCTTGTAAGAATTTTAGGAAGAAAAAGATAA
- the thrS gene encoding threonine--tRNA ligase, which yields MIEMILPDGSKRQLENPMTVVEFAKSIGSSLGKATVGAIIDGVQVDPSHIIDKSGTIEIITNTSEKGIEIIRHSAAHIMAQAVQRLFPNTKVTIGPVIENGFFYDFDPEKPFTEEDLAKIEEEMTKIVKENYEFKRSEMTAEEAKKFFAEKGETYKVEIIEDLGADKVSIYQQGEFIDLCRGTHIPSTGYLKAFKLMSTAGAYWRGDSNNKMLQRIYGVAFATKKELDDYLTMMEEAEKRDHRKLGKQLDLFFVDEHGPGFPFFMPKGVELFNKLQEIWRVEHKKRGYQEIKTPIMLDKELWEISGHWFNYRENMYTSTIDEKEYAIKPMNCPGSIIAYKNNLHSYKDLPLKYGEMGLVHRHEFSGALHGLMRVRAFTQDDAHVFCTKEQIEEQIIEIIDLYDKFYTVFGFEYHIELSTKPDKAIGSDEIWEMAEANLKSALEHKGINYKLNPGDGAFYGPKIDFKMKDSIGRIWQCGTIQLDFNLPARFEMSYIGADGEKHEPVMIHRAMYGSLERFIGILIEHYAGAFPTWLAPVQARILTISDEQVPFAKELFTKLQDAGIRVELDTRLEKIGYKIREANGDQKIPVQLIIGKNEVANNEVNVRRFGSQDSKNVSVDEIIQTLKQESFVPFSK from the coding sequence ATGATAGAAATGATTTTGCCTGATGGTAGTAAAAGACAGTTGGAAAATCCGATGACTGTTGTAGAATTTGCAAAAAGTATTGGGAGCAGTCTTGGGAAGGCAACCGTTGGGGCGATAATTGACGGTGTGCAAGTTGATCCATCTCATATTATTGACAAATCTGGAACAATTGAAATAATTACTAATACAAGTGAAAAAGGGATAGAAATTATAAGACATAGTGCGGCACATATTATGGCTCAGGCTGTGCAAAGACTTTTCCCGAATACAAAGGTTACGATAGGGCCTGTTATTGAAAATGGATTTTTTTATGATTTTGACCCTGAAAAACCGTTTACTGAGGAAGATTTAGCAAAAATTGAAGAGGAAATGACAAAAATTGTAAAAGAGAATTATGAATTTAAAAGAAGTGAAATGACTGCCGAAGAAGCAAAAAAATTCTTTGCTGAAAAAGGTGAAACTTACAAAGTTGAGATAATTGAAGACCTGGGTGCAGATAAAGTTAGCATTTATCAGCAAGGTGAATTTATAGACTTATGCCGTGGAACACACATTCCATCGACTGGCTACCTAAAAGCATTTAAGCTAATGTCAACAGCAGGAGCTTACTGGCGTGGAGATTCAAACAATAAAATGCTTCAAAGAATTTACGGAGTAGCTTTTGCAACAAAAAAAGAGCTGGATGATTATTTGACAATGATGGAAGAAGCTGAAAAGAGAGACCACAGAAAATTAGGAAAACAGCTTGACTTGTTCTTTGTAGACGAGCATGGACCTGGATTCCCTTTCTTTATGCCAAAAGGTGTGGAATTATTCAATAAATTGCAGGAAATCTGGAGAGTTGAGCATAAAAAAAGAGGTTATCAGGAAATAAAAACTCCTATTATGCTAGATAAGGAATTGTGGGAAATTTCTGGACATTGGTTCAATTACCGTGAAAATATGTATACATCAACAATTGATGAAAAAGAGTATGCAATAAAGCCTATGAACTGTCCAGGTTCAATAATTGCCTACAAGAATAACTTGCATTCATACAAGGATTTGCCATTGAAATATGGAGAAATGGGGCTTGTTCACAGACACGAATTTAGTGGAGCTTTACATGGGCTTATGAGAGTTAGAGCATTTACACAGGATGATGCCCACGTTTTCTGTACGAAAGAGCAAATTGAGGAACAAATTATCGAAATTATTGATTTATATGATAAATTTTATACTGTATTCGGATTTGAATACCACATTGAATTATCAACAAAACCTGATAAAGCAATAGGTTCAGACGAAATATGGGAAATGGCTGAAGCAAACTTGAAATCAGCTTTGGAACATAAAGGAATTAATTACAAGCTAAATCCTGGAGATGGAGCATTCTACGGACCAAAAATCGACTTTAAGATGAAAGATTCAATCGGAAGAATTTGGCAATGTGGAACAATCCAGTTAGACTTTAACCTTCCAGCAAGATTTGAAATGAGCTATATAGGTGCAGATGGTGAAAAACACGAGCCAGTAATGATTCACAGGGCAATGTACGGAAGTTTGGAAAGATTTATTGGAATCTTGATTGAACATTACGCAGGAGCGTTCCCAACTTGGCTAGCGCCAGTACAAGCAAGAATCCTGACAATTTCTGACGAACAGGTGCCTTTCGCAAAAGAATTGTTTACAAAACTTCAAGATGCAGGAATCAGAGTAGAACTTGACACAAGATTAGAAAAAATTGGATACAAAATCAGAGAAGCAAACGGAGACCAAAAAATACCAGTTCAACTAATAATTGGTAAAAATGAAGTTGCAAACAACGAAGTAAATGTAAGAAGATTTGGTTCACAAGACAGTAAAAACGTATCAGTTGATGAAATTATCCAAACTTTGAAACAGGAATCTTTTGTTCCGTTTTCAAAATAA
- the cas2 gene encoding CRISPR-associated endonuclease Cas2 has protein sequence MSIEYFGLLMYDFPMQTDVEIFEYRTFRKKLIEKGYYQLQKSVYIMKSKTKEKIELAEKQLSMLAPENSSIRSIILTEDQFQKMKVLAGEVTMGEKISQNKILEF, from the coding sequence ATGAGTATTGAGTATTTTGGTCTACTTATGTATGATTTTCCTATGCAGACAGATGTTGAGATATTTGAATACAGGACTTTTAGGAAAAAATTGATAGAAAAAGGATATTATCAGCTTCAAAAATCGGTATATATAATGAAGTCAAAAACAAAAGAAAAAATCGAACTGGCAGAAAAACAGTTATCAATGCTCGCTCCAGAAAATTCCTCAATCCGTTCTATTATCCTGACAGAAGATCAATTTCAAAAAATGAAGGTACTCGCAGGAGAAGTGACAATGGGAGAAAAAATTTCACAAAATAAAATATTAGAATTTTGA
- the cas1 gene encoding type II CRISPR-associated endonuclease Cas1, with product MPNIIHITKADDLSISNNQLVMIDEDNNDEKNKISLNDISAIVIENCHCKISAILQLRLVENNIPIIICNEKHQPEIHSLGLFNHFQVTLRINEQIEWEKEKKEKLWSRIVENKIENQRALLEYLEKSDVSIERLKTYKKNLKKDDVSAEHQEAIASRIYFQELYSNSFKRFDEDGVNSALNYGYMILRAIISSKIVAKGFHPSLGLHHKSQFNAYNFSDDIIEVFRPMVDYLVYMYKDILNEVKLSKEIRQKILLVAQQKVLFNDKKYDFFQAVDYYLDSIRNYFVKDEEVIIPKLSVMDYEY from the coding sequence ATGCCCAATATAATTCACATAACAAAGGCTGACGATTTGTCAATATCGAATAATCAGCTTGTAATGATTGATGAAGACAATAATGATGAGAAAAATAAGATTTCTTTGAATGATATATCTGCGATAGTTATTGAAAATTGTCATTGTAAGATTAGTGCGATTTTGCAGCTGAGGCTGGTGGAAAATAACATTCCGATTATTATTTGCAACGAGAAACATCAGCCTGAAATTCATTCGCTGGGATTATTTAATCATTTTCAAGTGACTTTACGAATAAATGAACAGATTGAGTGGGAAAAGGAGAAAAAGGAAAAATTGTGGAGCAGGATAGTGGAGAATAAGATTGAAAATCAAAGAGCATTGTTAGAGTATCTTGAAAAAAGTGATGTTTCCATTGAAAGACTGAAAACATATAAGAAAAACTTGAAAAAAGATGATGTGAGCGCAGAACATCAGGAAGCAATAGCTTCAAGGATATATTTTCAGGAATTATATAGCAATAGTTTTAAAAGATTTGATGAAGATGGTGTAAATTCGGCACTTAATTATGGATATATGATTTTAAGAGCTATAATATCATCAAAGATTGTAGCCAAAGGATTTCATCCAAGTCTGGGATTACATCATAAGTCACAGTTTAATGCCTATAATTTTTCTGATGATATAATAGAAGTTTTTCGTCCTATGGTGGATTATCTTGTTTATATGTACAAGGATATTTTGAATGAAGTGAAATTAAGTAAGGAGATAAGGCAAAAAATACTTCTTGTGGCACAGCAGAAGGTATTATTTAACGATAAGAAATATGATTTTTTCCAAGCGGTAGACTATTATTTGGATAGCATACGAAATTATTTTGTAAAAGATGAAGAAGTGATAATTCCGAAATTGAGCGTGATGGACTATGAGTATTGA
- the cas13a gene encoding type VI-A CRISPR-associated RNA-guided ribonuclease Cas13a: MKITKIDGISHKKYKEKGKLIKSNEIEKDVTEERFYDIKTKTTELFLKTLDFYVKNYEQCKEQNKERREKAKNYFSKVKLIIDNKKITIFNENTEKIEIEGFNEYDVRNEKYFNVLNKILKEENCTEEDLEVFENDLQKKLNQIQSIKNSLEENKAHFKKESVNNTADRVKGNNKKSLFYEYYRISSKHQEYVNNIFEAFDKLYSNSHEAMNNLFSEITKDSKDRNIRKIREAYHEILNKNKTEFGEELYKKIQDNRNNFDKLLEIEPEIKELTKSQIFYKYYIDKVNLDETSIKHCFCHLVEIEVNQLLKNYVYSKRNINKKKLENIFEYCKLRNLVKNKLVNKLNNYIRNCGKYNAYISNNDVVVNSEKISEIRTKEAFLRSIIGVSSSAYFSLRNILNTDNTQDITNKVDKEVDKLYQENKKIELEERLKLFFGNYFDINNQQEIKVFLMNIDKIISSIRHEIIHFKMETNAQNIFEFNNVNLGNTAKNIFSNEINEEKIKFKIFKQLNSANVFDYLSNKDITEYMDKVIFSFTNRKVSFVPSFTKIYNRVQDLANSLEIKEWKIPDESEGKDAQIYLLKNIYYGKFLDKFLNEENGIFISIKDKIIELNKNQNEDKHCKFKKFKSVNEKNPKKYLEIIQSLYMINIEEIDSERKNVFLDFIQRIFLKGFFEFIKNDYNYLLELKKVQDKKNIFDSEMSEYIAGEKTLEDIGEINEIIQKIEITKIDKILNQTDRINCFYLLLKLLNYKEITELKGNLEKYQIFSKTNIYEKELMLLNIVNLDNNKVKIENFKISAEEIGKFIEKISKKRKNQTFGELRNFEKIENTGEYYNIYSDDNNIKNMRNLYNIKKYGMLDLLERISEKANYCIKKEDLKEYDRLKKKLEDKKTDFYKIQKDLHYKYQKKYENFSEKNNTEDYEKYKKSIENIEKYVHLKNKIEFNELNLLQSLLLKILHRLVGFTSIWERDLRFRLTGEFPDELDIIEIFSHDNKNNSVYKSGQICPKYEQFISTHVEYQNNNKMKNVKFDDNTPVRNYIAHFNYLPNPKYSILKMMEKLRKLLDYDRKLKNAVMKSIKDILEEYGFKAEFIINSDKEIILNSVKSVEIIHLGKEDLKSHRNSEDLCKLVKAMLEYSK, translated from the coding sequence ATGAAAATTACTAAAATTGATGGTATTTCTCATAAGAAATATAAGGAAAAAGGAAAGTTGATAAAAAGTAATGAGATAGAAAAAGATGTTACTGAGGAAAGATTTTATGATATAAAAACAAAAACGACAGAATTATTTCTAAAAACATTAGATTTTTATGTAAAAAATTATGAGCAATGTAAAGAGCAAAATAAAGAAAGAAGAGAAAAAGCTAAAAATTATTTTTCTAAAGTAAAACTAATAATCGACAATAAGAAAATAACAATATTTAATGAAAATACTGAAAAAATAGAAATTGAAGGGTTTAATGAATATGATGTTAGAAATGAAAAATATTTTAATGTTTTGAATAAAATATTGAAGGAAGAAAATTGTACTGAAGAAGATTTAGAAGTTTTTGAAAATGATTTGCAAAAAAAACTAAATCAAATACAATCAATAAAAAATTCATTGGAAGAGAACAAGGCACATTTTAAAAAAGAAAGCGTAAATAATACTGCTGATAGAGTTAAAGGGAATAATAAAAAAAGTTTATTTTATGAATATTACAGAATTTCTTCAAAACATCAGGAATACGTGAATAATATTTTTGAAGCATTTGACAAATTATATAGTAATAGTCATGAAGCTATGAATAATCTGTTTTCTGAAATAACAAAAGACTCTAAGGATAGGAATATAAGAAAGATTAGAGAAGCATATCATGAAATATTGAATAAAAATAAGACTGAGTTTGGAGAAGAATTATATAAAAAAATACAAGACAATAGAAATAATTTCGATAAATTATTAGAAATAGAACCTGAAATAAAAGAATTAACAAAATCTCAGATATTTTATAAATACTATATAGATAAAGTGAATTTGGATGAAACAAGTATAAAACATTGTTTTTGTCATTTGGTAGAAATTGAAGTAAACCAATTATTGAAAAATTATGTGTATTCCAAAAGGAATATAAATAAAAAAAAATTAGAAAATATATTTGAATATTGTAAATTAAGAAATTTAGTAAAAAATAAATTAGTAAACAAGTTGAATAATTATATAAGAAATTGTGGGAAATATAATGCCTATATAAGTAATAATGATGTTGTAGTAAACAGTGAAAAAATTTCTGAAATAAGAACAAAAGAAGCCTTTTTAAGAAGTATTATAGGAGTGTCTTCTTCTGCATACTTTTCTTTGAGAAATATTTTAAATACTGATAATACGCAAGATATAACGAATAAAGTAGATAAAGAAGTAGATAAATTATATCAAGAAAATAAAAAAATTGAGTTAGAAGAAAGATTAAAGTTATTTTTTGGTAATTATTTTGATATAAATAATCAACAAGAAATAAAAGTTTTTCTAATGAATATTGATAAAATTATTAGCAGTATAAGACATGAAATTATCCATTTTAAAATGGAAACAAATGCACAAAATATATTTGAATTTAATAATGTTAATTTAGGAAATACAGCAAAAAATATTTTTAGTAATGAAATTAATGAAGAAAAAATAAAGTTTAAGATTTTTAAACAGTTAAATAGTGCAAATGTTTTTGACTATTTGAGTAATAAAGATATAACAGAATATATGGATAAAGTTATCTTTTCATTTACTAATAGAAAAGTTTCTTTTGTACCTTCTTTTACAAAAATATACAATAGAGTACAAGATTTAGCTAATAGTTTAGAAATAAAAGAATGGAAAATTCCAGATGAAAGCGAAGGAAAGGATGCTCAAATATATTTATTAAAAAATATTTATTATGGAAAATTTTTAGATAAATTTTTAAATGAAGAAAATGGAATATTTATTAGTATAAAAGATAAAATAATAGAATTAAATAAAAATCAAAATGAAGACAAACATTGTAAATTTAAAAAATTTAAAAGCGTTAACGAAAAAAATCCTAAGAAGTATTTAGAAATTATACAAAGTTTATATATGATAAATATAGAAGAAATAGATAGTGAGAGAAAAAATGTATTTTTAGATTTTATTCAAAGAATATTTTTGAAAGGTTTTTTTGAGTTTATAAAAAATGACTATAATTATTTATTAGAATTAAAGAAAGTTCAAGATAAGAAAAATATATTTGATAGTGAGATGTCAGAATATATAGCAGGAGAAAAAACTTTAGAAGACATAGGAGAAATAAACGAGATTATACAGAAGATAGAAATAACAAAAATAGACAAAATATTAAATCAAACAGATAGAATTAATTGTTTTTACTTACTTCTAAAATTATTAAATTATAAAGAAATTACAGAATTAAAAGGGAATCTTGAAAAATATCAAATTTTTAGTAAGACTAATATATATGAAAAAGAATTGATGCTTTTAAATATAGTTAATCTTGATAATAATAAAGTAAAAATAGAAAATTTTAAAATTTCAGCAGAAGAAATTGGGAAATTTATAGAAAAAATAAGTAAAAAAAGGAAAAATCAAACTTTTGGAGAACTGAGAAATTTTGAAAAAATAGAAAATACTGGTGAATACTACAATATTTATTCTGATGATAACAATATAAAGAATATGAGAAATTTGTACAATATTAAAAAATATGGTATGTTAGATTTGCTTGAAAGAATTTCAGAGAAAGCAAATTATTGTATCAAGAAAGAAGACTTAAAAGAATATGATAGGTTAAAAAAGAAATTAGAAGATAAAAAAACAGATTTTTATAAAATTCAAAAAGATTTACATTATAAATATCAAAAAAAATATGAAAATTTTTCAGAAAAGAATAATACAGAAGATTATGAAAAATATAAAAAATCTATAGAAAATATAGAAAAATATGTACATTTAAAAAATAAAATTGAGTTTAATGAGCTAAATTTACTTCAAAGCCTGTTATTAAAAATACTTCATAGATTGGTTGGATTTACTTCAATTTGGGAAAGAGATTTAAGATTTAGATTAACAGGAGAATTTCCAGATGAATTAGATATTATTGAAATATTTAGTCATGATAATAAAAATAATAGTGTCTATAAATCAGGACAAATTTGTCCTAAATACGAACAGTTTATTAGTACACATGTTGAATACCAGAATAATAATAAAATGAAAAATGTAAAATTTGATGACAATACTCCTGTTAGAAACTATATTGCACACTTTAATTATTTACCAAATCCTAAATATTCGATATTAAAAATGATGGAGAAATTAAGAAAATTATTGGATTATGACAGAAAATTAAAAAATGCTGTGATGAAATCTATAAAAGATATTCTAGAGGAATATGGATTTAAAGCAGAGTTTATTATAAATTCTGATAAAGAAATAATTCTAAATTCAGTGAAGTCTGTTGAAATTATACATTTAGGAAAAGAAGATTTAAAATCTCATAGAAATTCAGAAGATTTATGTAAATTGGTAAAAGCAATGCTTGAATATTCAAAATAA
- a CDS encoding alpha/beta hydrolase-fold protein, translated as MKKVVLFCTVFGMLLSTIFISAETTTAFKTEKIKYPKGIRGITSVTEVFGTGQQVTHIILEFNEKVVNSQLTKDTFAVSDRTVEKVYSNTQPERTNIVKDGKYVIIELNTKDNGASLRIEGNNEVGFQMKKATSKITQKEDILFTNGKKLEKSIAILENNKTKNLVVENFKQFVYKDPKTGTSVKYNLYIPKNYDRNKKYPLVLFMHDMGVLSEDTKTTLLQGNGAISFATPEEQAKHEAFVLAPQYSRQVVNDNGDITSDLDATVNLIREHLLLKYSIDDKRIYATGQSMGGMMAIVMNYKYPELFAASYLVACQWNEKEIAPMAKNNLWITVSTGDSKAYPGMNAITSELIKRGGTVARDSWRADYSDTQFLEGARKVISQKTNIKYVTLEKGTNPYLPKDANPGSEHSGTWKVAYSIPGIKDWMFSQAKQ; from the coding sequence ATGAAAAAAGTAGTATTATTTTGTACAGTATTCGGAATGTTATTATCAACGATATTTATTTCAGCAGAAACAACTACTGCGTTCAAAACTGAGAAAATAAAATATCCTAAAGGAATTAGAGGTATCACATCTGTAACTGAAGTTTTTGGAACTGGACAGCAAGTTACACATATTATTCTGGAATTTAACGAAAAGGTAGTAAACTCACAGCTGACTAAAGATACTTTTGCCGTATCTGACAGAACTGTTGAAAAAGTTTATTCAAATACTCAGCCAGAAAGAACTAATATCGTAAAAGATGGAAAATATGTCATTATCGAACTGAATACAAAAGATAATGGAGCTTCTTTACGTATAGAAGGGAACAATGAAGTTGGATTTCAAATGAAAAAGGCGACTTCCAAGATAACACAAAAAGAAGACATCTTGTTTACAAATGGTAAAAAATTGGAAAAAAGCATTGCAATACTTGAAAACAACAAAACAAAAAATTTAGTTGTGGAAAACTTTAAACAGTTTGTGTATAAAGATCCAAAAACTGGAACAAGTGTAAAGTATAATCTGTATATTCCAAAAAATTACGACAGAAATAAAAAATACCCGCTTGTATTATTTATGCACGATATGGGAGTTTTAAGTGAAGATACGAAAACTACACTATTACAAGGAAATGGTGCCATCTCATTTGCAACACCTGAAGAACAGGCAAAGCACGAAGCATTTGTGCTAGCACCACAGTACTCAAGACAAGTGGTAAATGACAACGGAGATATTACAAGCGACTTGGATGCAACTGTCAATTTAATAAGAGAACATTTACTTTTAAAATATAGTATTGATGATAAAAGAATTTATGCGACTGGACAATCAATGGGTGGAATGATGGCTATTGTTATGAATTACAAATATCCAGAATTATTTGCCGCTTCATATCTAGTTGCTTGTCAATGGAATGAAAAAGAAATTGCCCCTATGGCAAAAAACAATTTATGGATTACCGTTTCAACTGGAGATTCAAAAGCTTATCCAGGAATGAACGCAATTACAAGTGAACTTATAAAAAGAGGTGGAACTGTAGCAAGAGACAGCTGGAGAGCTGATTACTCAGATACACAGTTTTTAGAAGGAGCAAGAAAAGTTATTTCTCAAAAAACAAACATAAAATACGTAACACTTGAAAAAGGTACAAATCCATACTTGCCAAAAGATGCCAATCCAGGTTCTGAACATTCAGGAACTTGGAAAGTAGCTTATAGTATACCTGGCATTAAAGACTGGATGTTTTCTCAAGCTAAGCAGTGA
- a CDS encoding TMEM164-related integral membrane acyltransferase, which produces MTFSYFSPIHIETFIVSILFCVFLFYIPKFFKNIDIKKYSTFLGYFLLIFKIVDSIYRLMYQNEPITNVTPVHLCNFAAIFAGLYLIFRTKFLYNVVYYLTFGPVLALILPGIIYYHDNYYVYIFMIMHALIVFTAFFGYEYLGERPTKKGFIQSIIALLLIFLYAFIYNFIFKEINAMFLKSHIIPQVKFINPIWLYDIVLISTMIFLEFLLYLPVMKRKV; this is translated from the coding sequence TTGACTTTTAGTTATTTTAGCCCTATTCATATAGAAACTTTTATTGTTTCAATTTTATTTTGCGTATTTTTATTCTATATTCCAAAATTTTTTAAGAATATAGATATAAAAAAATATTCAACATTTTTAGGATATTTTTTGTTAATATTTAAAATAGTTGATTCGATTTATAGGCTGATGTATCAGAATGAACCTATAACCAATGTTACACCTGTGCATCTTTGTAATTTTGCAGCAATTTTCGCAGGATTGTATTTAATTTTTAGAACAAAATTTTTATATAATGTAGTTTATTATTTAACTTTTGGACCGGTATTGGCGTTAATCTTGCCTGGGATAATTTACTATCATGACAACTATTATGTCTATATTTTTATGATAATGCATGCACTTATTGTATTTACAGCTTTTTTTGGATATGAGTATCTAGGTGAAAGACCTACAAAAAAAGGATTTATTCAATCAATAATCGCATTACTTCTTATATTTCTTTATGCGTTTATCTACAACTTTATCTTTAAGGAAATAAATGCAATGTTTTTAAAAAGCCACATTATCCCACAAGTGAAGTTTATAAATCCTATCTGGTTATATGATATTGTTCTGATTTCTACAATGATTTTTTTAGAATTTTTGTTATATTTGCCAGTTATGAAAAGAAAAGTTTAA
- the spoVG gene encoding septation regulator SpoVG encodes MKVTDIRIRIGKQTENNERLRAYADITFDESFVIHGLKIIDGQNGLFVAMPSRRMPNGEFKDIVHPIKPELRAEITKVILEKFEQESAAQSETE; translated from the coding sequence ATGAAAGTAACTGATATTCGTATTAGAATTGGAAAACAAACAGAAAACAATGAGAGATTAAGAGCTTATGCTGACATCACATTTGATGAAAGTTTTGTAATTCATGGATTAAAAATAATCGATGGACAAAACGGATTGTTTGTGGCAATGCCATCAAGAAGAATGCCAAATGGAGAATTTAAGGACATAGTTCATCCAATTAAACCTGAACTTCGTGCTGAAATAACAAAAGTTATTTTGGAAAAATTTGAGCAGGAAAGTGCAGCTCAATCTGAAACTGAATAA
- a CDS encoding RNA-binding S4 domain-containing protein — protein MRLDKFLKVTRIIKRRTVAKELADNGNIAVNGEQKKSSYDVKKGDIFDIKYFNKNIKVKVLDLPPESLKKELIDEYIEIIG, from the coding sequence ATGCGTTTAGATAAATTTTTAAAAGTAACGAGAATTATAAAAAGAAGAACAGTGGCAAAGGAATTGGCAGATAATGGAAACATTGCTGTAAACGGAGAGCAGAAAAAATCTTCTTATGATGTAAAAAAAGGCGATATTTTTGACATAAAGTATTTTAACAAGAATATAAAGGTAAAAGTTTTGGATTTACCGCCTGAAAGCCTTAAAAAAGAACTTATTGACGAATATATTGAAATAATTGGATAA